Genomic DNA from Burkholderia plantarii:
CGAACTCTCCAATCCAAGGGTTATCGCTTAGGTATTAACCCGGATTATAGGGAAAACCCGTAGGGGCCGCCAGCGTTTCAAAAATACTGGTCAGATTGTCGCAGCTTGCCGTTGTTTGTCCGCGAAAAAGCCCCAGATCATCGCGCTCGCGTCGGGACCGGTCGAGGCATGGAACGGCACGGTGTCGTCGCCGCCGGCCCAGGCGTGGTCGAGCCCGGCGACGTGGCAGACTCGTACCACCGGCCTGCCACCGCGCCGGTAGTCGACCAGTTGCGTGTCGTCCGCCAGCGTGTCGATCCGCTCGACGCCGCACGGTTCGCCGTCGGCGTCGGCCAGGCCGTTCAGGCGCAGGAATTCGATCGCGAGATGGCCGGCGTTGGCCGGCGACACCACCGAATCGTCGTCGCCATGCACGATCAGCGCCGGCATCCCCGGGTAGGTGCCGGGCGCGGCGTAGCTGTCGGCAAGCGCCGCCGGCGCGCGATGCAGGCCGCGGCGCATCACGTCCATCGCGGTGATGCCCGAATGCGCGTCGCCGAAGGCCGGCCCCGAATGCAGCGCAATCGCTGCGAACCGCTCGGGGAAATGCAGCGCCAGCAGCGTCGCCAGCCCGGCGCCGGCGGACAGGCCGGCCACGTAGACGCGCGAGGCATCGAAATGGCGCGCCGCCGCCAGCGTATCAACCAGGTCGACCACCGCACGCGCCTCGCCGCGTCCGCCGCGCTCGGTATCGTCGTACCAGTGCCAGCAGCCATGCGAATGCGCCTGGATCGACTGCTCGGGATAGAGCACCGCGAACCCATGGCGATCGGCCAGCAGGTTCATCCGCGTGCCCTGCGCGAACTGCCCCGCATCCTGTTTGCAGCCATGCAGCATCACGACGAGCGGTGCCCCCTCGGGCAGCCCGTCCGGCACGTAGAGCGCGTAGCCGAGATGGCTCACGAAGCGCCCGACCACGAACGGCAGCGGGTGATCGCCTCGCGACCACTCGCCCCTCGCCCAGGCGGCCGCGCGCGGCCGCACGCGCGATTCGCGCGACGGATGGGGCCGGGCCCCGGCGTCGGCCGCGCGGGGCGGGTGGGCTTCAGTGGCGGGAGGGGCGGAAAAGATCGCGTCCGCGATGCCGGCCGGCAGCCGCGGCGTTGGCGTACGCAGCATTTTCTTCATACCGCCCAGCCACAGTTTGGTCAGACTCTTGGTCATCAGTGGGGCTCGCAGTCGAATCGGGGCATGACAATATGCCGCCGGGATGATTTTGTGCATTGCACAATAACATCATTTTCGAAGCTTTACCGGGGGCGCGATCATGACAGCCCGCGCGGCGAGCCCGGTATACTGCGCGAGTGACAGCCGCCTGCCGTGCGCCGTCGCCCTGGCCGGGCGACACGCGCCGGCTCCGTTTTCCGCCCGACCTGGCCGCCGATTCCCGATGTACGACCTGCCGCTTCGCCTCTGGAACTGGATCACCTACTTCGGTAGCGCCGGCATTACGCTGCCGCTCGCCGCGACGCTGGCCGTCTGGCTCGCGCTCGGCTATTCGGCCCGCCTCGCGTTGACCTGGCTCGGCGTGCTCGGCGTGGCCATCTCGGCGGTCGCGCTGACCAAGATCGCGTTCCTCGGCTGGGGCATCGGCATCCGCGCCTGGGATTTCACCGGCTTCAGCGGCCATTCGATGCTGTCCACCTCGGTCTATCCGGTCGCGATGCTGATCGCGCTCACGCGCGCCCATCCCGCGCTACGCGCGACCGGCGTCGCGTTCGGGCTCGCGCTCGGCGTGGCCGTTTCGCTGTCGCGCGTGGTGCTGTCCGCGCATTCGCCGTCCGAGGCGATCACCGGCTGCGTGGTCGGCGCGCTCGCGGCGCTGTCGTTCGTGCTGATCGCCTGGCGCGCGCAGCCGCACCGCTGGTCGGTGCCGGCCGTGGTGGCCAGCCTCGCGATCGTCACCATCACGCTGCACGGCATTCCGGTGCCGTCGCAGCGCTGGGTCACCCAGGTGGCCCTGAAGGTATCGGGCCATG
This window encodes:
- a CDS encoding PHB depolymerase family esterase — its product is MTKSLTKLWLGGMKKMLRTPTPRLPAGIADAIFSAPPATEAHPPRAADAGARPHPSRESRVRPRAAAWARGEWSRGDHPLPFVVGRFVSHLGYALYVPDGLPEGAPLVVMLHGCKQDAGQFAQGTRMNLLADRHGFAVLYPEQSIQAHSHGCWHWYDDTERGGRGEARAVVDLVDTLAAARHFDASRVYVAGLSAGAGLATLLALHFPERFAAIALHSGPAFGDAHSGITAMDVMRRGLHRAPAALADSYAAPGTYPGMPALIVHGDDDSVVSPANAGHLAIEFLRLNGLADADGEPCGVERIDTLADDTQLVDYRRGGRPVVRVCHVAGLDHAWAGGDDTVPFHASTGPDASAMIWGFFADKQRQAATI
- a CDS encoding phosphatase PAP2 family protein, producing the protein MYDLPLRLWNWITYFGSAGITLPLAATLAVWLALGYSARLALTWLGVLGVAISAVALTKIAFLGWGIGIRAWDFTGFSGHSMLSTSVYPVAMLIALTRAHPALRATGVAFGLALGVAVSLSRVVLSAHSPSEAITGCVVGALAALSFVLIAWRAQPHRWSVPAVVASLAIVTITLHGIPVPSQRWVTQVALKVSGHERPYVRARWKANPNYRPMSRPTSTTLDPNAPLHRI